A stretch of DNA from Cryptomeria japonica chromosome 4, Sugi_1.0, whole genome shotgun sequence:
ATGACTTCTACTATAGTCATATAAGGCAACTATTTTCTGAACCTTCCAAAAAGGTAGATGATAATTTTGTCCATGATCTGAAAGCATTTTCTACTCCAAGTTGTGGTAAGACACAACACTCCAATTACAAGAGAGAACCCAACTGCGTAGCTCAGGCCCAGACCAACTCCCCACCATATATCTTTTTCTGCATCTGTCTCATCAACATTTATCCCTGGCAGAATGCTTGGAGGACAAGATTTATTTTTGTGAATGCCACAACAGGTTGTATTGAGTTGGAGGCCGCATAAGTCTGAATTGTTTGAAAAGGACAATGTATCAAATGTTAAGAGTTGCCCCCCTTGTGGTATCCTTCCAGAAAGATTATTGTGGGACAAGTCCAAGTAACCCAAGAATGTAAGCAATTGCAGCTCGGAAGGAATCATTCCAGAGAGTTGGTTGTGTGAGAGATCAAGGGACTGCAGCTGTATCATTTTCCCCAAAGTCTTCGGTATTTCACCCTTAAAATGGTTTCTTGAAATATTAAGAATAATCAAACCCTCTAGTGATCCCATGTTTGGAGGAATTCCACCTGATAAATTGTTGCTTGATAAATCAATACATTTTACCAGTGCCAATGATCTTACAAACTCCATCCACTGTCCTTTGTTATTGATTGTCACTCGATCTACATAGAGTTTAAGAGTGCCAATATCTCCACTAAGAAAGATTTCGGCAGCGACTGTTTGATCTTTCAAAGCCTGCAAAGATGAGAGATTGGCTGGAATAATTCCTGAAAATCTGTTGGATGAAAGATCCAAGATTTGAAGAAGTGGCAATGTTGTGAGTTCTGAAGGTATTAACCCTTCAAATCTATTTGATCTCAAGATCAGAATCTTAAGACTTGATAGCTGCCCTATCCAATTTGGAATGATCCCTCTCATTTTGTTGTTGTTCAAATCTAGTATCTCCAACTGCTTACAGTTTGCAAGAGAGGTTGGGATATACGAATTCAGTCGATTTCCACCTAATTTTAATGTCTGAAGAGAAAGCATTTCTGCAAACTGCTGTGGCAACTCGCCCTCCAAATAATTGTTCTCTAAGTTCAACATCTCGATAACAGAGCTATTTTTAAAACAGGCAGGAATCTTACCTGTAAGCTTGTTATTTGAGAGATCCACAATTCGTATTCTGCATAATATAGAAGGTGGAATGCTACCGCTGAGATGATTTCGAGCGAGAGACAGATATACAAGTTGAGGATATTCACCAATTTCTGCTGGAATGGATCCACCCAGTTGATTGTCTGACACGTCCAACAGCTGCAGCTGATCATTAAAAAGCGGAAGCTGACCTTGTAAATTATTGCTATGCAAATCCAGCATAAACAAAAAACTTCCCGTCAACGAATGAGGTAGAACTCCTGCAAAGTGATTGTTGGAAAGATTGAGAAACCAAAGATAATTGGCACCCCATATCCACTGTGGAATGTTTCCTGCAAGACTGCAGTTGGACAAATACATACTGGTAATCTCATATTGTGTAATTAGGAATGTTGGAAACTCGCCTTCCATGTTACATGAGCTTAATCCCAGAGTTTGCAAAGAGAATTTTGGAATCCATGTTGGACTGATCTTTACAGATAAAAGATTTTCGGAAATGTCTATACTGCGAAGTTGGCTGAGATTATCAAGGTGAGACACTGAAAAATCCCCACTTAACCGGTTGGAGGACAGGGCGAGCCTTGAGAGTTTATAAAGGTTGGAAATATTGAGAGGGATGACACCTTCTAATTTGTTACTGCTTAGATCAAGCGATTCCAGAGATACGAGTTGGCCAATGGAAGGGGGTATATTACCAGTCAATGCATTGCTACTCAGATCGAGCCGTGTGAGGTAGTGAAGGATACCGGCAGGAGATGGAATGCCGCCCTTGAATTGATTGTATCTCAGATTAACATGTTGGAGGTTCGGAAATGCAGTCAACAACATTGGGGGAATATCTCCAGAAAACCCAGCGAATGATAAGTCTAAGTAGCGCAAACTCTTGAGTCTGCCCAATCCAGGAGGGATGGATACTCCAGCAAAGTTATTGAAGCTGAGATCCAGGTGCTCCAACTGTTCCAGATTAAACAACGGGGAAAGAACATCCCCAGTTAAATTACTCAGATAAACATCCGCATTACCATAGGAACCCTGCAGATCTAGACGAATGACATGATGTGTGTGAGGATGGCATTGG
This window harbors:
- the LOC131030856 gene encoding receptor-like protein 43; the encoded protein is MKMFWSAVVIFLLLHINGRRCCSDHERDSLLQFKASVLDPSNQLLNSWHGFNCCDWKRIQCHPHTHHVIRLDLQGSYGNADVYLSNLTGDVLSPLFNLEQLEHLDLSFNNFAGVSIPPGLGRLKSLRYLDLSFAGFSGDIPPMLLTAFPNLQHVNLRYNQFKGGIPSPAGILHYLTRLDLSSNALTGNIPPSIGQLVSLESLDLSSNKLEGVIPLNISNLYKLSRLALSSNRLSGDFSVSHLDNLSQLRSIDISENLLSVKISPTWIPKFSLQTLGLSSCNMEGEFPTFLITQYEITSMYLSNCSLAGNIPQWIWGANYLWFLNLSNNHFAGVLPHSLTGSFLFMLDLHSNNLQGQLPLFNDQLQLLDVSDNQLGGSIPAEIGEYPQLVYLSLARNHLSGSIPPSILCRIRIVDLSNNKLTGKIPACFKNSSVIEMLNLENNYLEGELPQQFAEMLSLQTLKLGGNRLNSYIPTSLANCKQLEILDLNNNKMRGIIPNWIGQLSSLKILILRSNRFEGLIPSELTTLPLLQILDLSSNRFSGIIPANLSSLQALKDQTVAAEIFLSGDIGTLKLYVDRVTINNKGQWMEFVRSLALVKCIDLSSNNLSGGIPPNMGSLEGLIILNISRNHFKGEIPKTLGKMIQLQSLDLSHNQLSGMIPSELQLLTFLGYLDLSHNNLSGRIPQGGQLLTFDTLSFSNNSDLCGLQLNTTCCGIHKNKSCPPSILPGINVDETDAEKDIWWGVGLGLSYAVGFSLVIGVLCLTTTWSRKCFQIMDKIIIYLFGRFRK